CAATTTCACAATAGCTATGTTGCCATAGGGACATTTGATGGAATACATTATGGACATCAGCAGTTGATAGAAGCAGCTGTGAAAAAAGCTAAAGAAAACAATGGGGTGTCTGTTGTGTTTACTTTTGCCAATCACCCAATGGAGATAATAGATGCTTCAAAAATACCTAAAAGTATCAATACTTTAGAAGAAAAGATATATATTTTAGAGAATATGGAGGTAGATTATCTTATCCTTCAGCCTTTTAATAAAAAATTCGCTGATTTAACAGCTGTTGAATTTGTAGAAATATTAAAAAAAGATGTAGATAGTAAGGAAATATTTGTAGGATTTAATTTTTCCTTTGGAGAAGGGGGAAAAGCAAAAACTAAAGATCTTATAGAAATTGGTGAAAGTATGGGTATTAAAGTTAACGAAATACCTGCTGTAGCTATTGATGATCAGATTATCAGTTCCACTTTAATCAGAAAAAGTATTCAGCGTGGAGAATTTGAAAAAGTGAACAAATATTTAGGACATCAGTTCCTTATAATTGGTGAAGTAATACATGGTAAAAAGATTGCAAGACAGTTAGGATTTCCTACAGCTAATATAAAATTATCAAATAGATTATATCCTCCTTTTGGAATATATGGTGCTATGGTAAAAATAGAAGGGGAAGATATAGAAAGATATGGTGTAGTAAATATAGGAGTTAACCCTACCTTAAAACCGGGAGAGAGAAGTGTAGAAGTACATATTCTTGATTTCGACGGAGATATATATGGGAAAAAAATATATGTGGAAATAATGAAGTTTATGAGAGATGAGAAAAAATTCAGTTCTGTAGATGAGCTTAAACAAGTGATAGGGAATGATGTAAAAAACTGGCAAAGTTTTGTAAAAGTGAGGAAAAATGGATATAGTTCTAAAGATAGATAATTTTGAAGGGCCTTTGGACCTTCTTCTTCATCTTATAGATAAAAAAAAATTGAAGATATCTGAAATAAAAATATCTCAAATAATAGATGAATATCTTTCTGTGCTGGAACAGGCAAAAGATGAGAACTTTCACATAAAAGTAGAATTTCTTGTTGTAGCATCTGAACTGTTAGAAATAAAAGCTTCAACTCTTTTAACTATCAATGATGAACAGAACAAAGAGAAGGAATTAAAAAGAAGATTAGAAGATTACAAACTTTTTAAAGAGATAGCTGTAAAAGTTGGAGAGATGGAAAATGAATATAATATCTCTTATTCCAGAGGTGAAGGAAGAAAAATTATTAAAAAAGTAGCAAAAGAATATGACCTTTCTAAACTAAAAGCTGGAGATTTATACAGTTTATATGTAAAGTATCTTAAAAAGAATGAAGATGATGAATATATGGAACTTCATCTGGATAAGCAGTATACTTTAAAAGATGAAATGGATAGATTATACTTAAAAACTTTTTCACAAAACAGAACTTTCGATTCACTTTTTGAAGAAGCAGAAAATAGAATGCATCTTGTATATATATTTCTTGCCATATTAGAATTATATAAGGATGGACTTATACTTATAGATGGAGATATGGTTATGAGAAATAAGCATTGATTAAATTTTTAAATACAACTATATAATAAAAATAGAGGAGTTTTTTTTTATGTTCAGAAGCGGGCTTCTAGTAATGATAATAACAATGGTAAGCAGAGTTCTGGGATTGGTAAGAGCTACTATTATAGCTTACTACTTTGGTGCTTCAGCAGCAACAGATGCATACTTTAGTGCTTTTAAAATAAGTAATTTTTTTAGACAATTACTGGGAGAAGGAGCATTGGGAAGCTCATTTATCCCTTTATATAATGAAAAAATAGAAACAGAGGGAGAGGAAAAAGGAAAAGAATTTATATATTCCATATTAAATCTTATCTTTATTTTCAGTACCATTGTAACACTTTTAATGATAATATTTTCACAGAATATAATAAATCTTATAGTAAATGGATTTCCAGCAGAAACAAAAATACTGGCATCACAACTTTTAAAAATAATGTCAGTATATTTTATATTTATAAGTATTTCTGGAATGATATGTGCTATGTTGAATAATTTTAAACAGTTTGCAATTCCAGCTTCAACTTCAATCTTTTTCAATCTTGCCATAATTTTAGCTTCAATGGGATTCAGCAAAACTTTTGGTATCTCGGCTTTAGCATATGGTGTTGTAATTGGAGGAATATTCCAGCTTTTAGTAGTACTGCCATCATTTTTTAAAATAGTAAAAGGATATTCATTCAAAATAAATTGGAGAGATCCATATTTAAAAAAAATATTTATACTTATGTGTCCTATGTTGGTAGGAATAGTTGCAAGACAATTAAATACAATAGTAGATCAGGTATTTGCTTCATATCTGCAAGAGGGTGGGGTAACAGCTTTGGAAAATGCAACAAGACTGTATCTTCTTCCAGTAGGGGTATTTGGAGTATCTATATCAACTGTTATATTTCCAGTATTAGCAAAGGCAGTAGCAAAAAATGATTTAAAAACAGCAGAAAATAATATTGTTAAAGGACTTAATATACTGTTATTTTTAATTATACCTTCAATGGCAGTACTGACATTTTATTCTGCTGATGTTATTAGATTGACACTTTCTTATGGAAAATTTGGAGAAGATGCTGTAAAAGTTACATCAGAAGTTCTGCTTTATTATTCATTGGGATTGTATTTTTATACGGCAATATATCTTATGACAAGAGCATTTTATAGTGTAAAAAATAGTTCTTATCCTGTAAGGTTTTCTATAGTCTCTATTATAATAAATATAATTCTTAATTTTATTTTGATAAAGCCAATGGCATATAGAGGACTTGCTCTTTCTACTTCTATAGCTTCAGGAGTAAATTTTTTACTTCTTGTATATGTATTCAGAAAAAAATATATGGAATTTCCATTGAAGAAATCTTTAATATTTTTCGGAAAAGTATTATTAACAACAACAGCTGCTTTAGGTGCAAGTTATTATATACATAATACAATTGTTAAATTATTTATATTTTCAGCAGTATATATGGTATTCTGGACAAAATCTCTTATAAAAAATAAAATGGAAGTGTTTTAAATTATGAAAGAAGAGTATAATTACAGTATTTATACCCCTCATAAAATAGCAAAAGAGATCATTGAACAAGCATTTAAGTGCTATTTTGGTGAGAATAAAACTTTAAAAAAATTAAAAGCCGTAAAGTTGGGAGACCTTTCCTGTGGAAATGGGAATCTTTTGTTAATAGCTTTAGAAAAACTTTTAGAGATATCTAAAGAAATTACAGGAGAATATTTTTTTTCTGATACATGGGTTACAGGATTTGATATAAATGAAAAAGCAGTAAAGCTTACTGTAGTAAAAGGCAGGGAATTATTAAAGAGATATGGACTTGTTGGAGAGATAAAAATATTATGCTGTAATTCACTGGAACTGGAAAATATAAAATTTAATATCCTTTTAGGAAACCCTCCATATTTAGGAGAAAAAAATAATAAGAGTATATTTCAAGAGATACGAGAAACAGAATTCGGTAAAAGATATTATGAAGCTAGAATGGATTATTTTTATTTTTTTATAGAAAAAGGCATAGAAATATTAGAAGATAAAGGAATAATGGCATACATAACTACGAATTACTGGCTCAGAGCCGACAGCGGCAAAAAATTGAGAAAGACATTGAGAGAAAATGGAAATTTTTTGGAGATTATAAATTATGATAACTCAGTATTCACAAAGGCTGTAGGACAGCATAATATAATATTTCTTTGGGAAAAAGATAAAAAGAAAGATAAAAAAGTAAAAATAAACATTCCTGAAAAAAAATTTGAAATAAAAAATACATTATTGTACGATGATAATGGAAAAATAGTCTTAGCTGATGAAGAAGCTCTGAAATTTAATAAAAAAATATTAAAAATGTCTAACTATAAAATGAAAGACTTGGTCAATATTAATCAAGGAATTGTTTCAGGATTAGATGAAGCATATATATTTAAAGAGTATAAAGATGAATTTAAAGATTACTTGAAACCTTTTTATAAAAATAAAGATATAGAAAAATATACAAATAAAAAAAATAGTTTCTGGATATTATATCTGGATGAAAAAACTATTCCTGATGAAACTGTTATGAAACATTTAAAAAAATATCAAACTAAACTTTCCAAAAGAAGAGAAGTAAAAACTGGAAGTATTAAGTGGTGGGAACTTCAATGGGCAAGGGAAAGAGAGATGTTTACCAAATCTAAAATATTAGTGCGTCAAAGATGTAAAACTAATCAATTCTCTTATGATGATGGAGAATTTTATGGAAGTGCAGATATATATTTTATAACAAAGAAAAATGAAAATATAAATCTTTTTTATATACTGGGGTATATAAACTCAGAAGTTTTTTTACAATGGTTTAAATACAATGGTAAAATAAAAGGAAAAAATTTTGAATTTTATTCTACGCCTTTAAAAGAGACACCTGTATATTATCCTGAAAATAAAAATGAAATAATGTATGTAGAGGAATTAGTAAAAAAGCAAATAAAAAATTTTTCTCAAGAAAGAGAAAAGGAAATAGATGATTATTTCAGAAAAAGATTGAAATAGAAGAAGTGAGGTAAATTAAATGAAGGATTCATCAAATAGAAAAAAAAAGGTAGGACTTCCTCCTGGGAGTATAATATACACAGGTGAAGATTCTGATCACAAAATATCTATTGAAGTATTTTCATATAATGACAGTATAATAAAAAAGGAAAATTATAATGAAGATGATGACTTTAGTTTTGATAAAAATTTTAGAGGGGTTACCTGGGTAAATATAGATGGTATTCATAGTATTCCCTTAATAAAAAAAGTAGGTGAAATGTATGACCTGGATAATTTGATACTGGAAGATCTTGTGAACAGCACTCAAAGAGCAAAAGTAGAGGAACGAGAAGATTATTTATTTATAGTAATGAAAATGTTAAACTTAAATCTTATTTCAAAAGAAATAGCCTATGAACAGGTATCTTTCATACTTGGAGAAGATTATCTCCTTACATTTCAAGAAAGCCCAGGAGATATTTTTGATACTATAAGAGCAAGAATAGAAGCACATAACTCTAAAATGAGAAAGAAAAGTGTAGGATATCTTGCATATACAATAATAGATACAATAGTTGATAATTATTTTCTTATATTAGATGAGGTAGAATTAGAAATAGATCGATTAGAATCTAAGGTTATAAACAATTCTAATAAAGATGATCTTCAGTCTATAATGAACTTAAAACAGAAAGTAACTACTTTAAAAAGGTCGATATCTCCAATAAGAGAGCTTATAGCTAAATTACAGTCAAAAGGACTCACAGAATATTTTAATGATGATATAAAAATATATTTGACAGACTTGTATGATCATGGAATAATTGTATGTGATACATTGGATATATTGAACAGCAGGGTAACAGAGCTTGTTCAGCTTTACAATTCTACTATCAGTAATGGAATGAATGAAGTTATGAAAATTCTTGCTATTATATCAACAATATTTATGCCATTAAGTTTTTTAGCCAGCTTATATGGTATGAATTTTAAATATATGCCAGAATTAGAATGGCGTGATGGATATTATGTAATCTTATGTGTCATGTTTATTTTAGTTTTGGGAATGCTTACATATTTTAAAAGAAAAAAATGGTTGTAGTTATTGGCAAAATGCTTTATAATCTAATTAATATCAATGTACTTGGGAGGAATTTATGGGACTATTATCAATATTCAAAAAAAGTAATGATGAAGAATATTTGAAAAAAATTGAAAAACTGGAAGAAACGCTTTCTTCTAAAGAAAATGAAATTTCTAATTTAATCAATGAAATCGAATCTTTGAATAAGTTTACACCAAGACAGTTAGAAGTATTCGAGAAAAACCTTAAGGAGAACAAAGAAGAAGTTCAAAGGTTAAAAGATATTTTGGATTCTTACTGTATTCCTTATAATACTAAAGAAAAATATTCTTATAAGGTAGAAATTGAAAAATTTTTCTCTTCAAGTAAATTTCAAGAATTAAATATGGCATTAAAAGAAAAGGGAGTTACATATCTTCAAGAGATGACTTTTGATTTGCTTGATGCTATGCCAGAGGATTTGAAAGGTATAGAAGAAGGAAAGAAAAAGTATCAAGATTATTTGGATAAAAAGATTGAATGGGAAATAGTTACTCTTTTAAACAAAGGAGAAAAGATCAGTAAAATCTATAGTAAAACTAGAAAATTTGCTAACATACTCAGTGAAGGATGTTATGAATTTATGGAAGATATGAGAGATTATGATTTTGATAGTTTAGTAGATGCAGGATTTACTGCTGAACAAATAAAAGAATTTAAAGAAAAAAGAGATGAATATTATCTTGAAAAAAGAATAGAGAAATAATTGGAGGACAATAATGAAAAATATACTGCTGGGAGTAACTGGCGGAATAGCTGCTTATAAATCAGCAAATATAGTTTCTCTTTTGAAAAAGAAAGGTTATAATGTAAAAGTTATAATGACTGAAAATGCAACTGAAATAATAACACCTCTCACTCTTGAAACTTTATCTAGAGAGAGGGTTTATGTAAGTATGTGGGATAGGACTCCTCATTTTGAAGTGGAACATATTTCACTTGCTCAATGGGCAGATGTAGTGCTTATAGCACCTGCAACATACAATATAATAGGAAAAATAGCTAATGGAATAGCAGATGATATGCTTTCAACTGTAATTTCCGCAACTAAAAGTCCAGTCTTTTTTGCTTTAGCTATGAATGTCAATATGTATGAGAATCCAATTTTAAAAGAAAATATAGAGAAACTGAAAAAATATAATTATAATTTTATTGAATCAGATGAAGGATTTTTAGCATGTAATGTAAATGCAAAAGGAAGACTGAAAAATGAAGCTGAAATAGTAAGTATATTAGAAAAATATTTTGAAGAAAAAGAAACAGATAAATATTTAACTGGTAAAAAAATACTTATTACTGCTGGAAGAACAGAAGAAGCTATAGACCCTGTAAGATATATTTCCAACAGATCAAGCGGGCAGATGGGATATTCTCTGGCGACAGCAGCACAAAAGCTGGGAGCAGATGTTATCCTGGTTTCAGGACCTTCAGAACTTGATATTCCAGAGGGATTAAAAAAATTCATAAAAGTAAGAAGTGCTCAAGAGATGTATGACGCTACTGTAAAAGAATTTGAGACAGCGGATATAGCAATTGCTTGTGCCGCAGTTGCTGATTACAAACCAAAAGTATATTCAACTGAAAAAATAAAGAAAAAAGATGAAGATATGACTATTATTTTGGATAGAAATCCTGATATTCTATTTGAAATGGGAAAATTGAAGAAAAAACAATTTTTGATAGGTTTTGCAGCTGAAACAGAAAATATTATTGAAAATGCTCTTGGTAAATTAAAAAGAAAGAATCTGGATATGATAGTAGCTAATAATGCTGTTAATATGCAGAAAAAAACTAATGAAATATTTATAATAAAAAAAGATGAAGATATGAAAGAGATACCTGAAAAGGAAAAGTCTCAACTTGCATATGATATACTTAAAGAAATAAAATTATAAAATAAAAAAAGAGAGAATTTAATGAAAGGTATTCATAAAAACTTCTCTTTTTTTTGTATAATTTTTTATTATAAAGTTTTTTAAAATCATCATATAGACTTAGAAGAATGGAATTTTTGAACAATATAGCATTGGATACTTTTAGGAAATTAAGCCTGAGGAAATTAAAGGTTGACTTACAGTATACTCTAAGGTATATAATAATAAAAGATAAATGTAATAAAGGAAGGTAATTTGAATGTATAAAATAGTAGAAAAGAAATGGCTAACACCCATCATCTGTTATATGGATATAGAAGCTCCTGATTTAGCTGCTTCAGCTCAACCAGGACAGTTTCTTATTATCAAGACAAATCCTAAAGGGGAACGTATTCCCTTGACTATATGTGACTATGACAGAAAAAAGGGAACTGTAACTATTGTTTTTCAAGTACTGGGAGAGAGTACAAGAAAAATGGGAGAATTTGAAAAAGGAGAATATTTTGCTGATGTAGTAGGTCCTCTTGGACAGCCAAGCGAATTGATTCATACAGATATAGAGGAACTGAAAAAGAAAAAATATCTCTTTGTAGCTGGAGGTGTTGGAACAGCTCCAGTATATCCACAGGTAAAGTGGATGAAAGAAAATGGAATGGATGCTGATGTAATAATTGGTACAAGGAGCAGAGATACTTTAATATTTGAAGATGAAATGAAAGCTGTATCAGAAAATCTCTATATATGTACAGATGATGGAACATATGGGAAAAAGGGAATGGTTACAGATGTGATAGATGATCTTTTAAAAGAAGGAAAACATTATGATCATGCGATTGTAATTGGTCCTATGATAATGATGAAATTTGCTTCTAAAAAATGCAGAGAAAACAATATTCCAAATACTGTAAGCTTGAACCCTCTTATGGTTGATGGAACTGGAATGTGTGGTGCGTGCAGAGTAACAATTGAAGGAAAAGTAAAATTTGCCTGTGTAGATGGGCCAGAATTTGATGGGGATCAGGTAAACTTCGATGAAGCTATGAGAAGACAGAATATGTACAAGACAGAAGAAGGAAGAAATATACTTGAGATAGAAGATGGAGAAACTCACTATAATCCATCTTGTCCAAGTCATGAAATAATAGTTGATAAAAAGAAAAGGGTACCTGTAAGAGAGCAGGAGCCAGATATAAGAAATAAAAACTTTGAAGAAGTATGCTATGGATATAATATGGAAGAAGCTCAGGCGGAAGCATCAAGATGTCTTAACTGTAAAAATCCATTATGTGTACAGGGATGTCCTGTATCAATAGATATACCAGCTTTTATTCAGAAGATAAAAGAAGGAGATATGAAGGAAGCTGGAAAAATAATAGCAAAGTATTCTAATCTTCCAGCAGTATGTGGAAGAGTGTGTCCACAGGAAACTCAGTGTGAAGGAAAATGTATATTAGGAATAAAGGGCGAACCTGTATCAATTGGAAAATTGGAAAGATTTGTTGGAGACTGGGTAATAAATAATGGAATAGAATATGAGATAAAGGAGAAGAATAATAAAAAAGTTGCAGTTATTGGAGGAGGACCAGCAGGACTTACAGCAGCAGGTGACTTAGCTAAGCTGGGATATGATGTAACTATATATGAAGCCCTTCACAAGCTGGGGGGAGTACTAAGTTATGGAATACCAGAATTCAGACTTCCAAAGGAAAAAGTAGTTGATAAGGAAATAGAAAATCTATATAAACTGGGAGTAAAAGTAGTAACTAATGCTGTAGTAGGAAGAACTTTTACAATAGATGAACTACTAGCTAGAAGAGGATTTTCTGCTGTATTTATAGGAAGTGGTGCAGGACTTCCAAGATTTATGAATATACCAGGTGAGAATTATAATGGAGTAATATCAGCAAATGAATTTTTAACAAGAGTAAATCTTATGAGAGCCAATAAGTCTGATTATGCGACACCTATAAAAATAGGTAAGAGAGTAATAGTGGTAGGTGGAGGAAATGTTGCTATGGATGCAGCAAGAACTGCCAAGAGGCTTGGAGCAGATACAACAGTTGTATATAGAAGAGGAGAGGCAGAACTTCCAGCTAGAAGAGAAGAAGTGGAGCATGCAAAGGAAGAAGGGATTAAATTTCATTTCCTAGTATCACCAACAGAAATTATAGGAGATGAAAAAGGCTGGGTAAAAGAGATAAAATGCATAAGAATGGAATTGGGAGAACCAGATGAAAGTGGGAGAGCAAAATTTTCACCAATAGAAAACAGTGAATTTATAATAGAAGGAGAAACTGTGATAATGTCATTGGGAACATCGCCAAATCCTTTGATAGCTTCAACAACGGGAAATCTTAAAGTTAATAGATGGAAAGGTATAGAAGCAGATGAAGAAACAGGAAGAACATCAAGAGAGGGAGTATTTGCAGGAGGAGATGCAGTAACAGGAGCAGCAACAGTAATACTTGCAATGGAGGCAGGAAAGAAAGCAGCAGCTGAAATAGATAAATATTTAAAAAATAAATAAATTTTTAAAACCTGATGGAGTATTTAATGTATTTGATTTTATATTCTCATCAGGTTATTTTTTATTTAATTAAATTTAAAAAATAAAGTAACTTGACAAAATAAAGTTAAAAGAGTATTATTGGGAAAAGAAGTGATAGAGGAAAAATATAAAAATAAAGGAAACTATAGATTAGGGAGGTTCTTAAAATGAAAAATTATGATGCAGTAATAATAGGATTTGGAAAAGGTGGAAAAACTTTAGCTGGAGAAATGGCAAACCATGGTTGGAAAGTTGCAGTTGTAGAAAAATCAAATAAAATGTATGGTGGAACTTGTATAAATGTAGGTTGTATTCCTACAAAGTATCTTATAATAGAGGCTGGTAAAAATAAATTTAAAAATTTAAATTCTTTTGAAGAATATGCTGAGGTATATAAAAATACTATAGAAAAAAAGAATGAATTGATTTCTATTTTCAGAAAGAAAAATTATGATAATCTTAATGATAAAGAAAATATTGATATATATACTGGTGAAGGTTCTTTTGTGAATGAAAAAGTAATTGAAATAAAATTAGAAAATGAAGCTATTCAAATAAAGGGAGAGAGAATATTTATAAATACAGGAGCAGAAACTATTATTCCACCTATAAAAGGATTGAAAGAAAATAAATATGTTTATGATAGTGAAGCCATAATGCAGTTAAAAGAACTTCCTAAAAAATTAATAATAATAGGTGGTGGATATATTGGATTGGAATATGCAGATATGTATAATAATTTTGGAGCAGAAGTGACAGTTTTAGAAGGAAGTCCATTATTTATACCACGTGAAGACAGAGAAATAGCAAATGAAATACAAAAAGTTATGGAAAAAAAGGGAATAAAATTTGTTTTAGGAGCAAAAGTAATAGAGGTATTGGAAAATAAAGTAAGCTATGAAAGAAATGGTCAGATTGAAAGTGTAGATGGAGATACTATCCTTGTAGCTGTAGGAAGAAAAGCCAATATAAAAGGGTTAAAATTGGAAAA
This Fusobacterium sp. DNA region includes the following protein-coding sequences:
- the coaBC gene encoding bifunctional phosphopantothenoylcysteine decarboxylase/phosphopantothenate--cysteine ligase CoaBC, which produces MKNILLGVTGGIAAYKSANIVSLLKKKGYNVKVIMTENATEIITPLTLETLSRERVYVSMWDRTPHFEVEHISLAQWADVVLIAPATYNIIGKIANGIADDMLSTVISATKSPVFFALAMNVNMYENPILKENIEKLKKYNYNFIESDEGFLACNVNAKGRLKNEAEIVSILEKYFEEKETDKYLTGKKILITAGRTEEAIDPVRYISNRSSGQMGYSLATAAQKLGADVILVSGPSELDIPEGLKKFIKVRSAQEMYDATVKEFETADIAIACAAVADYKPKVYSTEKIKKKDEDMTIILDRNPDILFEMGKLKKKQFLIGFAAETENIIENALGKLKRKNLDMIVANNAVNMQKKTNEIFIIKKDEDMKEIPEKEKSQLAYDILKEIKL
- a CDS encoding bifunctional dihydroorotate dehydrogenase B NAD binding subunit/NADPH-dependent glutamate synthase; translation: MYKIVEKKWLTPIICYMDIEAPDLAASAQPGQFLIIKTNPKGERIPLTICDYDRKKGTVTIVFQVLGESTRKMGEFEKGEYFADVVGPLGQPSELIHTDIEELKKKKYLFVAGGVGTAPVYPQVKWMKENGMDADVIIGTRSRDTLIFEDEMKAVSENLYICTDDGTYGKKGMVTDVIDDLLKEGKHYDHAIVIGPMIMMKFASKKCRENNIPNTVSLNPLMVDGTGMCGACRVTIEGKVKFACVDGPEFDGDQVNFDEAMRRQNMYKTEEGRNILEIEDGETHYNPSCPSHEIIVDKKKRVPVREQEPDIRNKNFEEVCYGYNMEEAQAEASRCLNCKNPLCVQGCPVSIDIPAFIQKIKEGDMKEAGKIIAKYSNLPAVCGRVCPQETQCEGKCILGIKGEPVSIGKLERFVGDWVINNGIEYEIKEKNNKKVAVIGGGPAGLTAAGDLAKLGYDVTIYEALHKLGGVLSYGIPEFRLPKEKVVDKEIENLYKLGVKVVTNAVVGRTFTIDELLARRGFSAVFIGSGAGLPRFMNIPGENYNGVISANEFLTRVNLMRANKSDYATPIKIGKRVIVVGGGNVAMDAARTAKRLGADTTVVYRRGEAELPARREEVEHAKEEGIKFHFLVSPTEIIGDEKGWVKEIKCIRMELGEPDESGRAKFSPIENSEFIIEGETVIMSLGTSPNPLIASTTGNLKVNRWKGIEADEETGRTSREGVFAGGDAVTGAATVILAMEAGKKAAAEIDKYLKNK
- a CDS encoding bifunctional riboflavin kinase/FAD synthetase, with product MKIINDIFDTKEQFHNSYVAIGTFDGIHYGHQQLIEAAVKKAKENNGVSVVFTFANHPMEIIDASKIPKSINTLEEKIYILENMEVDYLILQPFNKKFADLTAVEFVEILKKDVDSKEIFVGFNFSFGEGGKAKTKDLIEIGESMGIKVNEIPAVAIDDQIISSTLIRKSIQRGEFEKVNKYLGHQFLIIGEVIHGKKIARQLGFPTANIKLSNRLYPPFGIYGAMVKIEGEDIERYGVVNIGVNPTLKPGERSVEVHILDFDGDIYGKKIYVEIMKFMRDEKKFSSVDELKQVIGNDVKNWQSFVKVRKNGYSSKDR
- the murJ gene encoding murein biosynthesis integral membrane protein MurJ; the encoded protein is MFRSGLLVMIITMVSRVLGLVRATIIAYYFGASAATDAYFSAFKISNFFRQLLGEGALGSSFIPLYNEKIETEGEEKGKEFIYSILNLIFIFSTIVTLLMIIFSQNIINLIVNGFPAETKILASQLLKIMSVYFIFISISGMICAMLNNFKQFAIPASTSIFFNLAIILASMGFSKTFGISALAYGVVIGGIFQLLVVLPSFFKIVKGYSFKINWRDPYLKKIFILMCPMLVGIVARQLNTIVDQVFASYLQEGGVTALENATRLYLLPVGVFGVSISTVIFPVLAKAVAKNDLKTAENNIVKGLNILLFLIIPSMAVLTFYSADVIRLTLSYGKFGEDAVKVTSEVLLYYSLGLYFYTAIYLMTRAFYSVKNSSYPVRFSIVSIIINIILNFILIKPMAYRGLALSTSIASGVNFLLLVYVFRKKYMEFPLKKSLIFFGKVLLTTTAALGASYYIHNTIVKLFIFSAVYMVFWTKSLIKNKMEVF
- the corA gene encoding magnesium/cobalt transporter CorA, which gives rise to MKDSSNRKKKVGLPPGSIIYTGEDSDHKISIEVFSYNDSIIKKENYNEDDDFSFDKNFRGVTWVNIDGIHSIPLIKKVGEMYDLDNLILEDLVNSTQRAKVEEREDYLFIVMKMLNLNLISKEIAYEQVSFILGEDYLLTFQESPGDIFDTIRARIEAHNSKMRKKSVGYLAYTIIDTIVDNYFLILDEVELEIDRLESKVINNSNKDDLQSIMNLKQKVTTLKRSISPIRELIAKLQSKGLTEYFNDDIKIYLTDLYDHGIIVCDTLDILNSRVTELVQLYNSTISNGMNEVMKILAIISTIFMPLSFLASLYGMNFKYMPELEWRDGYYVILCVMFILVLGMLTYFKRKKWL
- a CDS encoding Eco57I restriction-modification methylase domain-containing protein, which translates into the protein MKEEYNYSIYTPHKIAKEIIEQAFKCYFGENKTLKKLKAVKLGDLSCGNGNLLLIALEKLLEISKEITGEYFFSDTWVTGFDINEKAVKLTVVKGRELLKRYGLVGEIKILCCNSLELENIKFNILLGNPPYLGEKNNKSIFQEIRETEFGKRYYEARMDYFYFFIEKGIEILEDKGIMAYITTNYWLRADSGKKLRKTLRENGNFLEIINYDNSVFTKAVGQHNIIFLWEKDKKKDKKVKINIPEKKFEIKNTLLYDDNGKIVLADEEALKFNKKILKMSNYKMKDLVNINQGIVSGLDEAYIFKEYKDEFKDYLKPFYKNKDIEKYTNKKNSFWILYLDEKTIPDETVMKHLKKYQTKLSKRREVKTGSIKWWELQWAREREMFTKSKILVRQRCKTNQFSYDDGEFYGSADIYFITKKNENINLFYILGYINSEVFLQWFKYNGKIKGKNFEFYSTPLKETPVYYPENKNEIMYVEELVKKQIKNFSQEREKEIDDYFRKRLK
- a CDS encoding FAD-dependent oxidoreductase, with translation MKNYDAVIIGFGKGGKTLAGEMANHGWKVAVVEKSNKMYGGTCINVGCIPTKYLIIEAGKNKFKNLNSFEEYAEVYKNTIEKKNELISIFRKKNYDNLNDKENIDIYTGEGSFVNEKVIEIKLENEAIQIKGERIFINTGAETIIPPIKGLKENKYVYDSEAIMQLKELPKKLIIIGGGYIGLEYADMYNNFGAEVTVLEGSPLFIPREDREIANEIQKVMEKKGIKFVLGAKVIEVLENKVSYERNGQIESVDGDTILVAVGRKANIKGLKLENAGIKTTDGGAVLVDDNLHTSVDNVWAMGDVHGGLQFTYTSLDDYRIIRSELFGDKKYSLKERGPVPYTVFIEPQFSRVGMTEEEAIQKGYKIKTSKITAISPRMKISGETEGLLKAVVDAETGKILGTSLFFAQSGEVINSIRLVMMADKDYTFLKNGIFTHPTMSETLNDLFGQIK
- a CDS encoding ScpA family protein, encoding MDIVLKIDNFEGPLDLLLHLIDKKKLKISEIKISQIIDEYLSVLEQAKDENFHIKVEFLVVASELLEIKASTLLTINDEQNKEKELKRRLEDYKLFKEIAVKVGEMENEYNISYSRGEGRKIIKKVAKEYDLSKLKAGDLYSLYVKYLKKNEDDEYMELHLDKQYTLKDEMDRLYLKTFSQNRTFDSLFEEAENRMHLVYIFLAILELYKDGLILIDGDMVMRNKH